A genomic segment from Spinacia oleracea cultivar Varoflay chromosome 3, BTI_SOV_V1, whole genome shotgun sequence encodes:
- the LOC110788935 gene encoding probable GTP-binding protein OBGM, mitochondrial isoform X1 → MLASRTLLCKARCLRGEESLRKLFTPPRFHWSYTSYSNVPGLNSKATPLQERRMIDRFRLHVRGGDGGSGNGSLRRSRTDRYGKPDGGNGGKGGDVILQCTSAVWDFRGLQHHTNGGWGGHGASKNKIGSRGEDKVVQVPVGTVIHLVEGEIPSTVEKLSSVIHPWDLPGTVTSDLLASDQLSTSSLRDPDIDQVENCAQVSSSCTNDTAKSSTYTKSYSVVSSIPTCSPTSHTRGKSTSSENVRLSHYDDTHDCESTSTDDSDLEIDSGMLEEELPEDEEEIQYNVAELTEEGQQLIVAHGGEGGLGSVSAGKRHLKNLKSKDHGADRIVNLESSDDDNPLNIRIGLPGSQATLILELKSIADVGLVGMPNAGKSTLLGAISRAKPAVGHYAFTTLRPNIGKLNYDELSISVADIPGLIKGAHENRGLGHAFLRHIERTKILAYVVDLAAALDGRKGIPPWEQLRDLVLELEHYQEGLSDRPSIVVANKTDEAGTDFVLEELQKRVRGIPIYPVCAVLEEGIPDLKAGLRLLVNGGEPASLRLDNILLD, encoded by the exons ATGTTAGCATCGAGGACGTTGTTATGCAAAGCAAGGTGCCTTCGTGGAGAAGAATCTTTAAGGAAACTTTTTACACCACCGAGGTTTCATTGGTCATATACTTCATATTCTAATGTTCCTGGACTGAACTCTAAAGCTACTCCTTTGCAG GAGCGGAGAATGATTGACCGGTTTAGGTTGCATGTTAGAGGAGGTGATGGTGGAAGTGGGAATGGCAGCTTGCGACGTAGTCGAACTGATCGGTATGGCAAGCCTGATG GTGGAAATGGTGGGAAAGGCGGTGATGTGATTCTACAGTGCACCTCTGCAGTTTGGGACTTCCGTGGTCTGCAACATCATACT AATGGAGGATGGGGAGGGCATGGTGCCTCAAAGAATAAGATTGGCAGCCGTGGAGAAGATAAG GTTGTGCAAGTACCTGTTGGTACTGTTATCCATTTGGTGGAGGGTGAAATCCCTTCAACAGTGGAGAAGCTGTCTTCTGTGATTCACCCTTGGGATCTTCCAGGTACTGTTACTTCTGATCTCCTTGCATCTGATCAGCTATCCACTTCTAGTTTGCGGGATCCGGATATAGATCAGGTGGAGAATTGTGCTCAAGTTTCATCTTCTTGTACTAATGATACCGCTAAGAGTTCAACTTATACCAAGTCATATTCTGTTGTATCATCCATTCCAACTTGTTCTCCAACTTCGCATACACGTGGTAAATCTACAAGTAGCGAGAATGTACGTCTTTCCCATTATGACGATACACATGATTGTGAAAGCACATCAACTGATGACAGTGATCTAGAAATTGATAGTGGTATGCTTGAAGAGGAGTTGCCAGAAGATGAGGAAGAAATACAATACAATGTTGCGGAATTGACTGAAGAGGGGCAACAATTAATTGTTGCTCATGGGGGAGAAGGGGGTTTAGGCAGTGTGTCTGCTGGGAAACGTCACTTAAAGAACTTAAAAAGTAAGGATCACGGTGCTGATAGGATTGTTAACCTGGAAAGTTCTGATGATGATAATCCACTTAACATAAGAATTGGTTTGCCTGGGTCACAGGCTACTCTGATATTGGAGCTCAAGAGTATTGCTGATGTGGGACTTGTGGGAATGCCTAATGCCGGCAAAAGCACTCTTTTAGGTGCTATTTCTAGGGCAAAACCTGCTGTAGGTCATTATGCTTTTACAACCTTGAGACCAAATATAGGAAAGTTAAACTATGATGAACTCTCAATATCAGTGGCTGATATCCCAGGACTCATTAAGGGTGCCCATGAGAATCGTGGTCTAGGCCATGCTTTCTTGCGACATATAGAAAGGACAAAAATCCTGGCATATGTTGTAGATCTGGCTGCTGCACTTGATGGTCGCAAAGGGATTCCACCATGGGAGCAGCTCAGAGATTTGGTCTTAGAGTTGGAGCATTATCAAGAAGGCTTATCAGACCGTCCATCTATTGTGGTGGCGAATAAAACTGACGAGGCAGGGACTGATTTTGTTTTAGAAGAGCTACAAAAAAGGGTGCGCGGTATTCCTATCTACCCAGTTTGTGCGGTTTTGGAGGAGGGTATACCAGATCTGAAAGCTGGTTTAAGACTGCTTGTTAATGGTGGAGAACCTGCCAGTCTAAGACTAGATAATATATTGTTAGATTAG
- the LOC110788935 gene encoding probable GTP-binding protein OBGM, mitochondrial isoform X2 — protein sequence MLEEVMVEVGMAACDVVELIGGNGGKGGDVILQCTSAVWDFRGLQHHTNGGWGGHGASKNKIGSRGEDKVVQVPVGTVIHLVEGEIPSTVEKLSSVIHPWDLPGTVTSDLLASDQLSTSSLRDPDIDQVENCAQVSSSCTNDTAKSSTYTKSYSVVSSIPTCSPTSHTRGKSTSSENVRLSHYDDTHDCESTSTDDSDLEIDSGMLEEELPEDEEEIQYNVAELTEEGQQLIVAHGGEGGLGSVSAGKRHLKNLKSKDHGADRIVNLESSDDDNPLNIRIGLPGSQATLILELKSIADVGLVGMPNAGKSTLLGAISRAKPAVGHYAFTTLRPNIGKLNYDELSISVADIPGLIKGAHENRGLGHAFLRHIERTKILAYVVDLAAALDGRKGIPPWEQLRDLVLELEHYQEGLSDRPSIVVANKTDEAGTDFVLEELQKRVRGIPIYPVCAVLEEGIPDLKAGLRLLVNGGEPASLRLDNILLD from the exons ATGTTAGAGGAGGTGATGGTGGAAGTGGGAATGGCAGCTTGCGACGTAGTCGAACTGATCG GTGGAAATGGTGGGAAAGGCGGTGATGTGATTCTACAGTGCACCTCTGCAGTTTGGGACTTCCGTGGTCTGCAACATCATACT AATGGAGGATGGGGAGGGCATGGTGCCTCAAAGAATAAGATTGGCAGCCGTGGAGAAGATAAG GTTGTGCAAGTACCTGTTGGTACTGTTATCCATTTGGTGGAGGGTGAAATCCCTTCAACAGTGGAGAAGCTGTCTTCTGTGATTCACCCTTGGGATCTTCCAGGTACTGTTACTTCTGATCTCCTTGCATCTGATCAGCTATCCACTTCTAGTTTGCGGGATCCGGATATAGATCAGGTGGAGAATTGTGCTCAAGTTTCATCTTCTTGTACTAATGATACCGCTAAGAGTTCAACTTATACCAAGTCATATTCTGTTGTATCATCCATTCCAACTTGTTCTCCAACTTCGCATACACGTGGTAAATCTACAAGTAGCGAGAATGTACGTCTTTCCCATTATGACGATACACATGATTGTGAAAGCACATCAACTGATGACAGTGATCTAGAAATTGATAGTGGTATGCTTGAAGAGGAGTTGCCAGAAGATGAGGAAGAAATACAATACAATGTTGCGGAATTGACTGAAGAGGGGCAACAATTAATTGTTGCTCATGGGGGAGAAGGGGGTTTAGGCAGTGTGTCTGCTGGGAAACGTCACTTAAAGAACTTAAAAAGTAAGGATCACGGTGCTGATAGGATTGTTAACCTGGAAAGTTCTGATGATGATAATCCACTTAACATAAGAATTGGTTTGCCTGGGTCACAGGCTACTCTGATATTGGAGCTCAAGAGTATTGCTGATGTGGGACTTGTGGGAATGCCTAATGCCGGCAAAAGCACTCTTTTAGGTGCTATTTCTAGGGCAAAACCTGCTGTAGGTCATTATGCTTTTACAACCTTGAGACCAAATATAGGAAAGTTAAACTATGATGAACTCTCAATATCAGTGGCTGATATCCCAGGACTCATTAAGGGTGCCCATGAGAATCGTGGTCTAGGCCATGCTTTCTTGCGACATATAGAAAGGACAAAAATCCTGGCATATGTTGTAGATCTGGCTGCTGCACTTGATGGTCGCAAAGGGATTCCACCATGGGAGCAGCTCAGAGATTTGGTCTTAGAGTTGGAGCATTATCAAGAAGGCTTATCAGACCGTCCATCTATTGTGGTGGCGAATAAAACTGACGAGGCAGGGACTGATTTTGTTTTAGAAGAGCTACAAAAAAGGGTGCGCGGTATTCCTATCTACCCAGTTTGTGCGGTTTTGGAGGAGGGTATACCAGATCTGAAAGCTGGTTTAAGACTGCTTGTTAATGGTGGAGAACCTGCCAGTCTAAGACTAGATAATATATTGTTAGATTAG